From Bacteriovorax sp. BAL6_X, the proteins below share one genomic window:
- a CDS encoding acyl carrier protein → MTPEQVREIVVNIIADIAVDDDVTTIDDATPLRDQLDLDSMDFLDIVMELKKQHSIEVPQEDYPELASMNSCVAYLTPKFQ, encoded by the coding sequence ATGACACCAGAACAAGTAAGAGAAATCGTAGTTAATATTATCGCAGACATTGCAGTTGATGATGATGTAACAACAATTGATGATGCAACTCCACTAAGAGATCAACTAGACCTAGATTCTATGGACTTCCTTGATATCGTTATGGAACTTAAGAAACAACACTCGATTGAAGTACCTCAAGAAGATTACCCAGAGCTAGCTTCTATGAATTCTTGTGTTGCTTACCTTACACCAAAATTTCAATAA
- a CDS encoding beta-ketoacyl synthase: MNLSRVVITGVGLTAPNGNSLKEFRSALLEQKSGITYEDVRFMGQIPVGKCDFDERKHQKGKMRKRGTRVGGISVYCSKEALDDAGLDINSMDKSRIGIYLGITEHGPVETEEELFQFYKNNDEKPELWTHHHNPRTVANAPAGEVSLNLGITGPHYTIGAACAAGNMGVIQAVQMLQLGEVDLALAGGVSESSNSFGNHVSFKAQGALADYPEDQTRASRPLDNNRNGIVISEGGCVYTLERLEDALARGAKIYGEIAGYHTNSDATDFVLPNPERQMECVHKAIAKAGITINDIDLVNLHATGTKMGDIQEVAGIKEAFKDSPEVAVNCTKGLIGHAMGAAGALELAGNLPSFEDGLVHPCHKIDEIDPECAMDQLVLEAPLKKDVKYILNNSFGMLGINSTLIIKKYEAKA; the protein is encoded by the coding sequence TTATCACAGGTGTGGGCCTAACTGCACCAAATGGAAATAGCTTAAAAGAATTCCGTTCAGCACTTTTAGAGCAGAAGTCAGGAATCACTTACGAAGATGTACGCTTTATGGGACAGATCCCTGTTGGTAAATGTGACTTTGACGAAAGAAAACATCAAAAAGGTAAAATGAGAAAACGTGGAACACGTGTTGGTGGAATCTCTGTTTACTGCTCAAAAGAAGCATTAGACGATGCTGGATTAGATATCAATTCTATGGATAAATCTCGTATTGGGATTTATCTGGGAATTACAGAACATGGCCCAGTTGAGACAGAGGAAGAATTATTCCAATTCTATAAGAATAACGATGAGAAGCCAGAGCTATGGACTCATCACCATAACCCAAGAACAGTTGCCAATGCTCCAGCAGGAGAGGTTTCGTTAAACCTTGGGATCACAGGCCCACATTATACAATTGGCGCGGCATGTGCCGCTGGAAATATGGGGGTTATCCAAGCAGTTCAAATGCTTCAACTTGGTGAAGTTGACCTTGCCCTTGCTGGTGGTGTATCAGAATCATCTAATTCATTTGGAAATCACGTATCTTTTAAAGCTCAAGGCGCACTAGCAGATTACCCAGAAGATCAAACTCGTGCTTCTCGCCCATTAGATAATAATAGAAATGGAATTGTTATCTCAGAAGGTGGATGTGTTTATACACTAGAGCGACTTGAGGACGCTCTTGCTCGAGGTGCAAAGATTTATGGTGAAATTGCTGGCTACCATACAAATAGTGATGCAACGGACTTTGTACTTCCAAATCCTGAGCGTCAAATGGAATGTGTCCATAAGGCCATCGCCAAAGCGGGAATTACGATTAACGATATTGATCTTGTAAATCTACACGCTACAGGGACAAAGATGGGAGATATTCAAGAAGTTGCAGGTATCAAAGAGGCATTCAAAGACTCACCAGAAGTCGCTGTTAATTGTACGAAAGGCCTAATCGGTCATGCGATGGGAGCAGCTGGAGCACTAGAGTTGGCCGGTAACCTTCCAAGTTTTGAAGACGGGCTTGTTCACCCATGTCACAAGATCGATGAAATTGATCCAGAGTGTGCCATGGATCAACTCGTTCTTGAAGCACCACTAAAAAAAGACGTTAAATATATCCTTAATAACTCATTTGGTATGTTAGGGATCAATTCAACTTTAATTATAAAGAAATACGAAGCAAAAGCTTAA